GATCGCCACCTGCTCGGCCAGCTGCTCCAGCAGTTGCTGCTGCCACTTGCTGAAGCCGTCGAGCTCCGGATGCCCCGTGCACAGCACGCCGATCAGCTCGCCGTGCGCCCGCAGCGGCACCACGATCTCCGACCGCGTCCCTTCCTCGCACCCGATGTAGTGCGGGTCCAGCGTCACGTCCGGGGCGTAGCGGGTCCTACCGTTCGCCGCGACCCAGCCCACCATCCCCTGTTTGCCGATCTTGAAGCGATGTCCCTTGGTGTGCCGGGTGCACCCGCGCACTCCCGCCACCACCATCTCGTCGCGCTCCGGGTCTTTCAGCCACACCGACGCCTCGATGGAGCCGAACGTCTCCACGATCTCGTGCGCGATCCGGTCCATCAACGGGTCGAGCTCCAGGATCGAGCTGATCTTCTGCGCCGTCCGCTGCAGGCGCAGCAGGTCGCGCACCACCTCCGTGTCGGGGCGGCGCGCCGCGGGAACCTGTGGCTGAGCGCTCGCTGCCATCATTCATCCCCACCCTGGCCGGCTGCTTGGGATGCGGGGCCCTGCCGGCTTCCTTGGTAGATGTCCGTTGGACGGGCAGGATTCAGTTTTGTCGCCCACAAAAACGATTGTCATCCCAAGCGAGGGCCGGGAAGAGAGATTGTTATCCCAAGCGAGGGCCGAGAAGAGAGATTGTCATCCCGAGCGAGGGCCGGGCGAACTTTCCCGGCCCGAGTCGAGGGACCTTGCGTTTCCGACCGACGGCCGACGACCGCAGATTACAAATTACAAATTACCGATTACAGATTTCCGGTACACTCCCTGCCCATGAACCTGAACGTGCAGGCCCGGCAATCCGACGGCGTCACCATCCTCGAGGTCGAGGGACGCATCCTGGTGGGCGACAGCAGCGCGCACTTCCACAAGGTCGTGCGCGACCAGCTCCAGCAGGGCGCCCGCAAGCTCCTGCTGCTCCTGCGCGGCGTCACCTACGTCGACTCCGCCGGCGTGGGCGAGCTGGTCGGCGCCTACACCGCCGCGCGCTCCGCCGGCGCCGAGCTCCGCCTCGCCGACCTCACCCCGAAGGTCCGCGACCTCATGGCCATGACCAACCTCAACCA
This genomic stretch from Terriglobales bacterium harbors:
- a CDS encoding STAS domain-containing protein; protein product: MNLNVQARQSDGVTILEVEGRILVGDSSAHFHKVVRDQLQQGARKLLLLLRGVTYVDSAGVGELVGAYTAARSAGAELRLADLTPKVRDLMAMTNLNQVFDLNLTEESALKALRAGDKQ